Proteins encoded together in one Lutra lutra chromosome 4, mLutLut1.2, whole genome shotgun sequence window:
- the BEST4 gene encoding bestrophin-4, whose amino-acid sequence MTVSYTLKVAEARFGGFSSLLLRWRGSIYKLLYKEFLLFIALYALLSITYRLLLTQEQRHVYAQVARYCNRSADLIPLSFVLGFYVTLVVNRWWAQYTSIPLPDQLMCVISASVHGVDQRGRLLRRTLIRYANLASVLVLRSVSTRVLKRFPTMEHVVDAGFMSQEERKKFESLKSDFNKYWIPCVWFTNLAAQARRDGRIRDDIALCLLLEELNKYRAKCSMLFHYDWISIPLVYTQVVTIAVYSFFGLSLVGRQFLEPEAGPAKPREPLEAASTLGDLDMYVPLTTLLQFFFYAGWLKVAEQIINPFGEDDDDFETNQLIDRNLQVSLLSVDDMYQNLPPAEKDLYWDEDSAQPPYTVATAAEALRPSFLGSTFNLRMSDDPEQNMKVEASPAAARPLPAQTPLLGHFLGAGAPSPAISLRTFGRMRGAPRTPHLLRFRAEESGEPEATDRIEEASVGSEDETREP is encoded by the exons ATGACGGTCTCATACACCCTCAAAGTGGCAGAGGCTCGCTTTGGAGGCTTCTCCAGCTTGCTTCTCCGCTGGAGGGGAAGCATCTACAAGCTCCTTTACAAAGAGTTCCTCCTCTTCATCGCCCTCTACGCTCTGCTCAGCATCACCTACCG GCTGCTGCTGACTCAGGAGCAGAGGCACGTGTATGCTCAGGTGGCCCGATACTGTAATCGTTCTGCAGATCTCATTCCCTTATCCTTTGTACTGG GTTTCTACGTGACCCTGGTGGTGAACCGCTGGTGGGCCCAGTACACGAGCATCCCGCTGCCGGACCAGCTGATGTGCGTCATCTCGGCCAGCGTGCACGGCGTAGACCAGCGCGGCCGCCTGCTGCGCCGCACCCTCATTCGCTACGCCAACCTGGCGTCCGTGCTGGTGCTGCGCTCGGTCAGCACGCGCGTTCTCAAACGCTTCCCCACCATGGAGCACGTGGTGGACGCTG GTTTCATGtcccaggaagagaggaagaagtttGAGAGCCTGAAATCCGATTTCAACAAGTACTGGATCCCTTGCGTCTGGTTTACCAACCTGGCGGCCCAGGCCCGGAGGGATGGGCGAATCCGTGATGACATTGCTCTCTGTCTGCTCCTGGAA GAGCTGAACAAGTACCGGGCCAAGTGCAGCATGCTCTTCCACTATGACTGGATCAGCATCCCTCTCGTCTACACCCAA GTGGTGACCATAGCAGTATACTCCTTCTTCGGCCTCTCCCTGGTTGGCCGCCAGTTCctggagcccgaggcggggccgGCCAAACCTCGGGAGCCTTTAGAGGCAGCGTCCACCCTGGGGGACCTGGACATGTACGTGCCTCTCACCACGCTGCTGCAGTTCTTCTTCTATGCCGGCTGGCTCAAG GTGGCCGAACAGATTATCAACCCCTTCGGTGAGGATGATGACGACTTTGAGACCAACCAGCTCATAGACCGCAACTTGCAG GTGTCTCTGTTATCCGTGGACGACATGTACCAGAACCTGCCTCCCGCCGAGAAAGACCTGTACTGGGACGAAGACTCCGCGCAGCCACCCTACACGGTGGCCACCGCGGCCGAGGCTCTGAGGCCTTCTTTCCTGGGCTCCACCTTTAACCTTCG CATGAGCGATGACCCCGAGCAGAACATGAAGGTGGAAGCATCCCCAGCAGCTGCTCGGCCACTGCCCGCCCAGACCCCACTACTCGGCCACTTTCTGGGTGCAGGAGCACCCTCCCCTGCCATCAGCCTTAGGACATTTGGTCGCATGCGAGGAGCCCCCAGGACCCCGCATCTGCTGCGCTTCCGAGCAGAGGAGAGTGGTGAACCCGAAGCCACAGACCGCATTGAGGAGGCATCGGTGGGATCAGAGGACGAGACCAGGGAGCCCTGA